One region of Mustelus asterias unplaced genomic scaffold, sMusAst1.hap1.1 HAP1_SCAFFOLD_2036, whole genome shotgun sequence genomic DNA includes:
- the LOC144489234 gene encoding inhibitor of nuclear factor kappa-B kinase subunit epsilon-like isoform X2, protein MQSTANYLWLLSDVLGQGATASVYKARHKKTGDQYAVKVFNQVSYLRPYEVQMREFEMLRKLSHKNIVKLFAVEEVGATKQKVLVMEYCAGGSLLSVLEESENAFGLSEVEFLIVLGSVVGGMNQLRENGVVHRDIKPGNIMRVVGDDGQSVYKLTDFGAARELEDDEKFLSLYGTEEYLHPDIYERAVLRKPQKKAYGVTVDLWSIGVTFYQAATGSLPFIPYGGPRKNKEMMFKITTEKPEGAIAGVQWKDCGPVEWSYEFPASCRLSQ, encoded by the exons ATGCAGAGCACAGCCAATTACCTCTGGCTACTCAGCGATGTCCTTGGACAGGGAGCAACAGCAAGTGTGTACAAAGCACGTCACAAG AAAACTGGTGATCAGTACGCTGTGAAAGTGTTTAATCAAGTCAGCTATCTGCGACCTTATGAAGTACAGATGAGAGAGTTCGAAATGTTACGGAAATTAAGCCACAAAAATATTGTGAAACTGTTTGCAGTGGAGGAAGTG GGAGCCaccaaacagaaagtgctggtgaTGGAGTACTGCGCTGGCGGCAGCCTGCTCAGTGTCCTGGAAGAATCGGAAAATGCATTTGGATTGTCGGAAGTGGAGTTCCTGATTGTGCTGGGAAGTGTTG TTGGTGGCATGAACCAGTTGAGAGAGAATGGAGTTGTCCATCGCGATATTAAGCCTGGGAATATCATGCGAGTGGTTGGGGATGATGGTCAGTCAGTCTACAAACTGACAGATTTTGGAGCAGCGCGGGAACTAGAGGATGATGAAAAGTTTCTGTCGTTGTATGGGACTGAGGAATATTTG CACCCGGATATATATGAACGCGCTGTACTTCGGAAGCCTCAgaaaaaggcgtatggtgtgaCGGTGGATCTGTGGAGTATCGGTGTGACATTCTACCAGGCAGCGACAGGCAGCCTTCCCTTCATTCCATACGGAGGACCCCGCAAGAACAAGGAGATGAT GTTTAAGATCACGACTGAGAAACCAGAGGGAGCGATAGCGGGAGTGCAGTGGAAAGACTGTGGCCCAGTGGAGTGGAGTTATGAATTCCCGGCCAGTTGCAGGCTCTCTCAGTAA
- the LOC144489234 gene encoding inhibitor of nuclear factor kappa-B kinase subunit epsilon-like isoform X1: MQSTANYLWLLSDVLGQGATASVYKARHKKTGDQYAVKVFNQVSYLRPYEVQMREFEMLRKLSHKNIVKLFAVEEVGATKQKVLVMEYCAGGSLLSVLEESENAFGLSEVEFLIVLGSVVGGMNQLRENGVVHRDIKPGNIMRVVGDDGQSVYKLTDFGAARELEDDEKFLSLYGTEEYLHPDIYERAVLRKPQKKAYGVTVDLWSIGVTFYQAATGSLPFIPYGGPRKNKEMMHVTLSKTFESHLHINSCTFLTTNLPSVCPCLALSPIPLHNHPFINPIPHHFTPPTPSLP; this comes from the exons ATGCAGAGCACAGCCAATTACCTCTGGCTACTCAGCGATGTCCTTGGACAGGGAGCAACAGCAAGTGTGTACAAAGCACGTCACAAG AAAACTGGTGATCAGTACGCTGTGAAAGTGTTTAATCAAGTCAGCTATCTGCGACCTTATGAAGTACAGATGAGAGAGTTCGAAATGTTACGGAAATTAAGCCACAAAAATATTGTGAAACTGTTTGCAGTGGAGGAAGTG GGAGCCaccaaacagaaagtgctggtgaTGGAGTACTGCGCTGGCGGCAGCCTGCTCAGTGTCCTGGAAGAATCGGAAAATGCATTTGGATTGTCGGAAGTGGAGTTCCTGATTGTGCTGGGAAGTGTTG TTGGTGGCATGAACCAGTTGAGAGAGAATGGAGTTGTCCATCGCGATATTAAGCCTGGGAATATCATGCGAGTGGTTGGGGATGATGGTCAGTCAGTCTACAAACTGACAGATTTTGGAGCAGCGCGGGAACTAGAGGATGATGAAAAGTTTCTGTCGTTGTATGGGACTGAGGAATATTTG CACCCGGATATATATGAACGCGCTGTACTTCGGAAGCCTCAgaaaaaggcgtatggtgtgaCGGTGGATCTGTGGAGTATCGGTGTGACATTCTACCAGGCAGCGACAGGCAGCCTTCCCTTCATTCCATACGGAGGACCCCGCAAGAACAAGGAGATGATGCATGTCACTCTCAGCAAGACTTTTGAATCTCACCTTCATATTAATTCATGCACTTTTCTAACTACTAATCTACCATCTGTCTGTCCATGTTTAGCTCTCTCCCCTATTCCACTTCATAACCATCCATTTATAAATCCCATCCCACATCATTTCACTCCGCCCACTCCATCTcttccataa